A genomic segment from Terriglobia bacterium encodes:
- a CDS encoding sigma-70 family RNA polymerase sigma factor, which yields MFNKKSNESLEPCGLGISQLRNLSDETIMAHLKQGHDDALAVLFERYHRLVFSIAVKILHDEGEAEDVTQNVFLEVFRNAVQFDPQKGSTKAWLLQYAYHRSFNRLRYLKVRGLQRDFDVATELERQVEDAFLVATKTLDTVDRARMVRQAFRVLTGAQSNTLKLAFFEGLSLKEISERTGEPLGNVRHHYYRGLDRMRSHLESRTADESVAGQVAGATDSVRTGSL from the coding sequence ATGTTCAACAAAAAATCCAACGAGAGCCTCGAGCCTTGCGGTTTGGGAATTTCCCAGCTACGGAACCTCTCGGACGAAACAATAATGGCACATCTGAAGCAGGGGCACGATGATGCGCTAGCAGTCCTGTTCGAGCGCTATCACCGTCTGGTCTTCAGCATAGCCGTCAAGATCTTGCACGACGAAGGGGAGGCCGAGGACGTTACGCAGAACGTCTTCCTGGAAGTTTTCCGAAATGCGGTACAGTTTGATCCGCAGAAGGGCAGTACTAAGGCATGGTTGCTGCAATATGCCTATCACCGTAGCTTCAACCGGTTGCGGTACCTGAAAGTTCGGGGCCTGCAACGCGATTTTGACGTTGCGACCGAACTCGAGCGCCAGGTCGAAGATGCATTTCTAGTTGCCACGAAGACCTTGGACACTGTGGACCGCGCCCGAATGGTGCGCCAGGCGTTCCGGGTTTTAACGGGTGCCCAGAGTAATACTCTGAAGTTGGCTTTTTTTGAAGGACTGTCCCTGAAAGAGATTAGTGAACGTACGGGAGAGCCTTTAGGGAATGTGCGTCATCATTACTATCGGGGCCTAGATCGGATGCGAAGCCATCTTGAAAGCCGGACAGCGGATGAAAGTGTAGCGGGACAAGTAGCCGGCGCAACTGACAGCGTTCGAACCGGGAGTCTTTGA
- a CDS encoding prolyl oligopeptidase family serine peptidase: MRVDRRVFVKSIATAAVSSGTLLTSRKGWCNDGQRMFSWEDAYNRWQVSRLAMAGDGVAFALEVTRPLSAGGPFFGGNWNLDLRGDLWVLNGDLETPRQMDVLAGGTWSSSFSPDGKRLSALTLIEPGKVGLVVWEFDSGKHQVFSECNVEIFLSTFRTAGSAYAAPTRFIQMPHRYIWLDNASILYVDCGDVRQQNLLAISSVSPTLQAFRKRTEQGQPSVREWSDHSPTCGAGSRLVRIACDTGKVETLYEGDVRGVSLSADRRWLAVLVASGNVPPVPDKPMTWPLQATVSNENPMVDLKLALVDLSHPSVVHEIRGVAGVGDVAPSRLPRWSDDNERIAVPVRATYSDEPSTGNDAVWEVTVSTGEARKWGASSALDAELLAALLTTDGLNTKRVIDARPQKVRAENYGSGGQINGGAWRCARGQVMFWDAPVLTVISPDKTIVISDNFSSVQPAVVSDTVARTIAMRKNGGTSIITTGEDRYRIDDLPTKPGWSLLGVRPQDAAVVYSEDSDDGTFLIIAKHGTQPRTSPLSFNTYFRDVAKPTRRMLDCSFPDGTVRKGTFVLPVSHKAGERHPVVVWAYPNSIPSLNDSFTSLNSYINVVYPVQYLLSRGFAFFQAPFPIGKPSDVSNIDPMQAAANAVLPWLDVLDRQPEVLSGEYGFFGHSNAGYVALSLEALTRRFKAIVAWDTFPDLGLAPHSWAGDLALDCGGNVIQTDRMYYEDPKQPYAPQPAPPWTSPVKYIQNTPLFNLNRASTPLLLVEGEFDSDPEEMEEVYSTLYGRGVPVELAYYWGEDHVFASPGNMHDSWLRTERFFKKYLRVT, from the coding sequence ATGAGAGTAGATCGCCGAGTCTTTGTGAAATCCATTGCCACCGCAGCGGTTTCGAGCGGCACATTGCTGACATCAAGGAAAGGGTGGTGCAACGACGGTCAGCGTATGTTCAGCTGGGAGGACGCTTACAACCGCTGGCAAGTTAGTCGTTTGGCTATGGCGGGCGACGGTGTAGCGTTCGCGCTGGAAGTTACTCGACCGTTGAGCGCCGGCGGTCCATTCTTCGGGGGAAACTGGAATCTCGACCTGCGCGGAGATCTCTGGGTCTTAAATGGCGACTTAGAGACTCCAAGACAGATGGATGTCTTAGCGGGAGGGACGTGGTCCAGTAGCTTCTCCCCTGACGGCAAGCGGCTGTCCGCGCTGACCTTGATCGAGCCCGGCAAAGTCGGTCTTGTCGTGTGGGAATTCGACAGCGGAAAGCATCAAGTATTCTCTGAGTGCAATGTCGAGATCTTTCTTTCGACATTCAGAACTGCCGGTTCAGCGTATGCGGCACCGACCAGGTTCATCCAGATGCCGCACCGTTATATTTGGCTAGATAACGCATCAATTCTCTATGTTGATTGCGGAGATGTGCGGCAGCAGAACCTGCTTGCGATTTCAAGTGTCTCGCCCACGCTACAAGCATTTCGTAAGCGCACGGAACAAGGTCAACCTTCGGTGCGCGAATGGAGCGATCATTCACCGACGTGCGGGGCCGGAAGTCGGCTCGTGAGAATCGCGTGCGATACCGGTAAAGTCGAGACGCTTTATGAGGGAGACGTTCGGGGAGTTTCTCTCTCCGCTGACCGACGGTGGCTTGCTGTGCTCGTCGCCAGCGGCAATGTCCCTCCGGTTCCTGACAAGCCGATGACGTGGCCGCTGCAGGCTACAGTTTCAAATGAGAATCCCATGGTTGACTTGAAGCTTGCCCTCGTCGATCTGTCGCACCCTAGTGTTGTTCATGAAATCCGAGGTGTTGCTGGTGTCGGCGATGTTGCTCCGAGTCGATTGCCGCGTTGGAGCGATGATAACGAACGAATTGCCGTCCCGGTAAGGGCGACCTATTCAGATGAGCCGTCGACAGGTAATGACGCCGTCTGGGAGGTTACAGTGAGTACGGGCGAGGCTCGCAAATGGGGGGCTTCGTCCGCACTCGATGCTGAACTGCTCGCAGCTCTGTTGACTACCGATGGACTAAACACGAAGCGGGTGATAGATGCTCGACCACAGAAGGTCAGAGCCGAAAATTATGGCAGTGGCGGTCAGATCAACGGCGGCGCATGGCGCTGTGCTCGCGGGCAGGTGATGTTCTGGGATGCCCCGGTGCTCACTGTCATCAGTCCTGACAAGACAATTGTGATTTCGGACAACTTCTCTTCGGTGCAGCCAGCGGTTGTTAGCGACACTGTAGCCCGAACCATCGCTATGAGGAAGAACGGCGGCACCTCGATAATTACAACGGGCGAAGATCGTTATAGGATCGATGATCTCCCAACAAAACCAGGGTGGAGTCTGCTTGGCGTGCGTCCTCAGGACGCGGCGGTCGTCTACAGTGAGGACTCCGATGATGGCACGTTCCTCATAATCGCAAAACACGGGACCCAGCCGCGTACTTCTCCCCTCTCCTTCAACACGTATTTTCGCGATGTAGCAAAGCCAACGCGCAGAATGCTGGATTGCTCATTTCCCGACGGTACCGTGAGGAAAGGTACTTTCGTCCTTCCGGTCAGTCACAAGGCAGGCGAGCGACATCCGGTCGTCGTTTGGGCCTATCCCAATTCAATTCCGTCGCTCAATGACAGCTTCACAAGTCTGAATAGTTACATCAATGTTGTGTATCCGGTTCAATATCTGCTTAGCCGTGGGTTCGCCTTTTTCCAGGCACCGTTTCCTATTGGAAAGCCCAGCGACGTAAGCAACATTGACCCCATGCAGGCGGCAGCCAATGCGGTCCTTCCCTGGCTTGACGTTTTAGATCGACAGCCCGAAGTCCTCTCCGGCGAGTATGGATTCTTCGGACATTCCAATGCGGGTTATGTCGCGCTCTCCCTGGAAGCTTTGACGCGCCGGTTCAAGGCAATTGTGGCGTGGGATACATTCCCGGACCTCGGCTTAGCGCCGCACAGTTGGGCCGGTGACCTTGCCCTCGACTGTGGAGGCAATGTAATTCAAACCGACAGGATGTACTATGAAGACCCGAAACAACCCTATGCCCCGCAGCCGGCGCCGCCTTGGACGAGTCCAGTCAAATACATCCAGAACACTCCACTTTTCAACCTCAATCGGGCATCCACCCCTCTGCTGCTGGTTGAGGGTGAGTTCGATAGTGATCCTGAGGAGATGGAAGAGGTGTACTCGACGCTCTATGGTCGCGGCGTACCGGTCGAGCTCGCCTACTATTGGGGTGAAGACCATGTCTTTGCGAGCCCGGGGAATATGCACGACAGCTGGCTTCGAACTGAGCGATTCTTCAAGAAGTATCTCCGGGTGACTTGA